The region GGCGGGTAGACCTTTGCCATGTTGTAGAAGGGGGAATCCTCAAAGTCCGCGTAGCCGTCGATGCCGCAGCAGCACAGCTGGAAGCGAGGGGAGCGGGCCTCAGCATCGGCCTGGGCCTCTGGCCGTGGGCAAGGCCGAGGGCCACCGGAGTTCCTCTCCCCCAGGAGcgtggggggcgggcgggtgggcTCTTTCTTACCCTTCCCGCCTCGTCCCCACCCAGCCCTGAAATGGGGGCCCGAGATCACTGAAAGGGCTGGCGACCTGCCCCACGTCACACGGAGCTCTGCAGCTGGGAGCCCCAGAGGCCGGCGGAGCATGCGAGGCGGGAGGATTCCGGGATTGAACcccaggccggcccgggcccggcttctGGGGTCTGCAGCCGTGCCGGAGCCCACCGAAACCTGTCCGTGGGGCACGGGGTTGGGCATGGACTCTCTGACGCCCACCCCTGCGTCCTGACCTTTCTCATACCCTCCCCGGCCTCAGTaccatgctcggcacatagtaagcgccgcaCGATTACTATGAAGCAGggcggggtagggagagggggagagaaccggggaggGGCCCACCAACTCACCATCTCCATCGTGTTGTTCCAGGCCTGGGTGAAAGCCTCTTGGCTGCCATACCCCTTCTGGATTAAGGATCTACTCcggtgggagttggggggctcGGGCTAGAAAGACAATCAGCGACTGAAGGCCCGTCCCCCTAAGGGAGGTAGGCCTGTTCTCCGGGGGCTCCAGGTTCCGGAAGAGCCCCCCCAAAAGGAGAGGACTGCTGTTCAgcaaacttgtctaccaactcaaattatactcccccaagcacttaatacagttctcggcacgcaggaagcactcactaaatacaatcgatttCCTTGGCTAAGCCCCCGGGGCACTGCTTCGCGTGGGGCGCCGGCGGACCGGGACCGGGCCATTGGATCCGTCTCGGATCCCTACCTGATGGGGACACCCAGTCTAAAACCGGAGCTGGGGGAGGTCGGGGAGACGGCAGGGGAAATTCAGATAAGCCATAATAACTACGACGTCGAAAGAGACGAGGGAAGCCGGTGGACACGGCCGTCTGAAAGGGAGAGTCCCGGGGTTTTCCCCGCTCCGGGTAGGCCCGGCCTTGGACGGGGCAGAAGTCACACTCTTCCCACGGTTCCAACGTCCGGAACCgagacttcctctgtgcctcggtcacctcatctcgtaaagcggggatggagactgtgagccccacgtgggacggggactgtgtccaacccgatttgcttggatccaccccagtgcttagtaaagtgcctggcacctagtaaacgtttaacaaacaccacgatgattattattaccagtgtttGGAAGACCAGGGCGACCACCATGGCGACGATTTCGGCCATGAAGACGAGGATGAGAATGCCGGAGAACTgcatggggagagggaagtgagagacctggattggagtagggggagagggaggactggccccccaggaagggggaggggtcccCCAAACACTCACCATTAGAAGGAGCTGTCTGCTCTCCTTCAGGGCCGCACAGCAGCCCAGGACGCTGAGGAGGATCAGGACCCAGCCCACGGCGATGAGAACCGAGCCCACTTTGACCCGGTCCACAGACACCCAGAAGCCCTCACCCAGGAGGGCACCACCAGCCAGCTGCCAGCGGGGAGGAGGaaccagagagaggagggaaggggtggaggggagaaaaccggggagcagaggaaggggcagggaaggagagggaaggaaatgtcAAAAAGCAACCACTcccgccccctccatccccacaacCAACCTCACTGAAACATTCTGGGAAagcaggtggagaagcagtgcggcttagtgggtagaacacgagcctaagggtcagaaggacttgggttcattcattcactcattcaatagtatttattgagcgcttactatgtgcagagcactgtactaagcgcttggaatgaacaagtcggcaacagatacagtccctgccgtttgacgggcttacagtctaatcgggggagacggacagataagaacaatggcaataaatagagtcaaggaatctaatcccagttccgccacttgtttactgtgtgacgacgggcaagtcacttcacttctctgggcctcagtgacctcatctggaaaatggggattaagagtgtgagccccatgtgggacagggacccggtccaacctgactgacttgtatctatccttagATGCTTAGAacttatgcttagaacagtgcttggtaaattgtaagcgcttaacaagtactattattattattaataataagattgGGGTTAGGTGTGGCAGGGGGAAGGCCAGCAAACCCAACCTGTGTCTGAAGCAGCCtggggggagagatggacagtCAGGCTGGACGGTCACCGTAGTCCCCAGGGCCTTCAGGATAGACTTTGGAAACCTCGGAATCCATCAATCAGGAGTActtactggacacctactgttTACAGGGCACTTTGGGGAGTACCAGAGAGATCTGGTGTTTTATTTAAAGAACTTACGGTCCGATGGGGGAGTCGGGCAGGCATAAATTACCGGCCCCGAGTTGTCCaggaaaatgtgattgattttagGAATGACCCGAAGTGCAGGTTTGGAACCCTGGATGATTCCTAAAACAAGGACTAAGGCAGCCTTCCCCCTCTTGCTTGCCTTTATCTCAAAGCAAGTGGGTGAACcctgattttcatttttctacCGCGAGCCAAGACAAAAGAGGAAGAATCTCTTCTGTCTTCAACGGGCAGCAAACTGACCGTGGGCAAGGAGCCCAGGCCCACCCCTGGGTGCCGGAGAGGCTGGGCCGGCGTTTgaggatggacagacagacactCAAACGCTCTAAATTATGTATTAGAgattgggagtgggaggaagaacagagatacGACGGGTAATGGCAAGAGAAtgggaagatgaataaataagtggatTGAGAAGTAGGGTTCGTAGATCGATGGATACGTAAGTGCTAAATGCAGCTGTCGGCTTTCGCCAGTCGGGACTGGAAACtgttcagggaaggctttctggaggaggaggtgggatttcaggagagctgtGGTGTGGCAGTtttggcctggggtgggggagaagaggaggagggaagagaggggattccaggccagagggaggggatgAGCAAAGTGTTGGAGGCAGTAGAGTCCTGAGCAAGGCACggtaatcaatcgattgtatttatggagtgcttactatgtgcagaacactgtactaggcgcttgggagagtacaacgtgacagaattaggagacgcgatccctgcccacaagaagaagcagtgtggcctagtggatagagcacaggcctgggaatcaggaggacctggattccaatccctgtctgctgtgggaccttggggaagtcacttcacttctctggggctcagttccctcatctgtaaaatggggattaagaccgtgagctccacataggacatggacggtgaccaacctgatttgcttttattcaccccagcgctcagtacagtgcctggtacacagtaagcattcaacagaaaccacagttaatttatcattattataaggagtttacagtctagcgggggaagagtaggactgagggcttggaaagggCAGAGCGTGTAAacaagagggcagggatcatgtctgccgactttatcgtactctcccaagcacctagtccagtgctgcgcacactGTCAGCGCTCAAATGCCACTGGTCGACTGGTGAGAGCTGATGTgtggcatggactagtggagagagcacaggccagggattccagagacctgggttctaatcccagctccaccacctacctgccgtgtgaccgtcggccagtcgcttcaattctctgggccccagtttcctcatctgtaaaatgggggattcaatcccggatctcccctcctactgagaccgtgggccccatgggaccgggacagggtccaacttaattatctcctatctatcTCAGGGcgtagcacttagtaagcacttagcagatatcgCTAATATCgtcatattattattacggtggagTCTTAAAAGGATGAGGACCGGGATCGTCGGTGATGTTGAAGAGTGCGGTCTCAGAGGaatgaagggggtgggtgggtggggaggaaaatgAAGGCAGTCCACGAGTACAACCCCATTAGAGGAGTTGGAGGCGTGGGAGCCGGGAGATGGGGCAATCAGGGAAAAGAAACCTTTCTAAGTGAGACGGGAGCGTGTTTGGAGGCGGGGAGGAAGGCATCGGGTAAAGAATGAGAGATTGAAAatggcaggaggagaagagagaaaggagggacccTGGGTTTTTAAAGAGCGAGAGGGGGCGGGGTCCGAGGCGAGGGGAGATCGAAAGGAAAAAGCAGGAAATTTACGGAGAAATCTTCGGAGAGGAGGCCATGGGGTGGTAGGAGAGCCTCTGAAGAAGATTCTGCCCGGGGCTTTCTGTTTTGCCAAGAAGGTAGCTAGGTTAAAGAGGGACAGGAGATGAGGAGTTAAAGGCCGTGAGtagctggagggggctgtgggcatgggaattgaggaaggaggaggattagtGGTTGCCGAgctgaagagagagggcagggtcATAGCAGGCAGTACCCAGCCTCGGGGCCAGTAATTGGGCTCAGTGGAACTTCCACCACGGCCCAGCCCAACACCAAGGAGATCCTGCAATCGTTCATTCtgtaagcgtatttattgagtgcttactgggtgcaaagcactgtactaagcgcttgggagagtacactagatcaataaacagacacattccctgcccacagtgaggtagcTATCACACTGTACCCCAGACAGGTGCTCTCCCCAGATCCCCCAGCCCATTGGGCCCTAAAAGCCAGGGCAGGAGGATGGCGGCCCTGGGGCTGGGCCAGCAGGACTTCCACTAGAGGATGGTGacctgccccacctcccccccgcccagccccaccaccGGGCACTTACATAGAGGGTCAGGCTAGAGATGACCATCAGGATCTTTATCCAACTGAAGCCACCCATCTTGGCTCCTGTGGAGAGACggagctggaggagctgggtGTGTCGGGGCGACCGGCACGGCCGGACGCAGCCCCGGACCTCCGGAGCAGGGtgagctctcctccctcctctgcacaCACAAACTGGGCCAAACACATGCAGGCCAGGGCGACTGTGGACCCGCAAACACACATTTCTGGGTGTCCACACTCATGCTCCCCATACCCCGCTGCCCGCGACAAGGCCCACCTGTTCCTGAGCGGAGGTTTAGCCCAGAGAGCCTGGGTCCAGAGGCAGGCGCCCTCCCTCCAGTTCTAGGGGGTCATGGCTTGGCACCCCCAGGGGGGCACCTGCCACCTCTCACCCAGGGACTGACCGCTCCTCCCCAATCGCCCAGGGGCCGAATGACGCCCCCAGGGTCCATCCCCTGAATGCTGGGGTGTACCTGGTTGCAGCTGTCCATAGTCCTGCATCAGGGCCATGGccaggcagaaggaggaggagaagaagaagaagaggaggaggagggagcaggcgaGGGCAGCGTCAGCCCTTTTAAAAACCGACACCCCCACACGCCCCCTAGCGGCCTCCCGGGAAACCGCTCTGCCAGCCTCCTCCCGGCCCGGTGCTGCCCCCTGCTGACCCTTTCCGGgagcgcccccctccccacccaggcccctaataataataattgttaataataataatgttggtatttgttaagcgcttactatgcgcagagcgctgttctaaccgctgggggagatccagggacatcgggttgtcccactttgggctcacagtcttcatccccattttacagatgaggtaacgggcaccgagaagtcaagtgacttgcccgaagtcacacagctgacaggtggcggaatataattgttaataataataacgttggtatttgttaaacgcttactatgtgcagagcactgttctaagcgctggaggagatacagggtcattgggttgtcccacgtggggctcgtagttaatccccattttacagatgaggcacagaaaagtgaagtgacttgcccacagtcacccagctgacaagtggcagagccgggattcgaacccataacctctaactcccacgcctgggttctttccactgagccacgctgttaagcggccactctatgccaggcactgtactgtgggcaagtcacttatgggattaactgtgagcctcacgtgggacagcctgatgaccctggataataatgttggtatttgttaagcgcttactatgtgcagagcactgttccaagcgctggggtagacacgggaatcaggttgtcccacatggggctcacagtcttaatccccattttacagatgcggtaactgaggcccagagaagtgaagtgacttgcccacagtcacacagctgacaagtggcagagctgggattcgaacccatgacctctgacttatttccaccgagccacgctgcttctcagaacagtgctctgcacatagtaagtgcttaacaaataccaacattattattattattattaataaggtttttgtgcctcagttaccacgtggctcagtggaaagagcccgggcttggaagtcagaggtcatgggttcaaatcccatcccagatgcttgtcaggtgggtgactttgggccagtcattgcccttgcctgtaaaatctgtaaaagggggatgaagagtgggagtcccacgggggacaacctgatcaccttgtatcctccccagatcttagaacagtgctttgcccatagtaagggcttaacaaatgccattgttattattattattgttattattactatgacttgtccaaggtcccacagcagataaggggcagagctgggattaggacccctgaccttctgacccccaggcccgtcctctagccactacgccatgctgccccaCCCCGGAACCCCTCCTTGTCCCCCCaacttttcctccctcctgggtGCGCCTTCTTTCCTGCGGCCACACGGTGGCGCTGTCCCCCCCCCGCGGAtaatcccactctctcctgcgGCCACACGGGGGCGCTGTCCCCACCCGGATCATTCAACTCTCTTTTGTGATCACACGGTGGCGCTGTCTCCCCGCGGATAATCCGGATCCAGTTGTGTGGGGTCGCAGGGGCGGACTGGCTCCCCCTGCTGGCCAGAAGGGGCAGGCGCCCAGAAGCCCGGAGCCTGCCGTCTTCTCTTTCCCCGTGcccaacttcattcatttattcaatcgtatttactgagcgctatgtgcagagcactgtactaagcgcttagcacacacacacacacccctcccctccaccccccgcaaaAACCCAGGCTCCTGGATCCCATCACCTGCCCTAATCTGATCTCCCCTCCCCTATCAGGTCTAGttcttttttatttatggtatttgttaagaccttactatgtgacaggcactgtactaagcactgtgttagatacaaggGTATCAAATTGaacatagcccttgtcccacatggggctcacagccttcattttacagatgagggaatagagacccaaagaagcagagtggcctgcccaagatcacacagcaggcaatcaatcaatcagtggtatttattgagcgcttaataagtgcagagcactgtactaagtgcttgggagagcacagtacaacagagttagctgacacattccttgcccacaatgagcttatagtctagaaatgtggtttctgttggagttcctcaagggtcagttcttggccctcttctgttctccatttacacacactccctcggtgaactcattcgctctcacggctttgactaccatctctacgcagatgacacacagatctacatctccgcccctgtcctctccccctcccttcgggctcgcatctcctcccgcctccgggacgtctccacctggatgtctgcccgccacctaaaactcaacgtgagcgagaccgagctcctcatcttccctcccgaacctggtcctctcccagacttccctatcaccgtggatggcacgaccgtccttcccgtctctcgggcctgcgatctcggtgtcatccttgactcgtctctctcgttcaccccacacatcctatccgttaccgagacctgccggtttcacctttacaatatcaccgagatccgccctttcctctccacccaaacggctaccttactattacgggctctcgttatatcccggctagactactgtgtcagccttctctctgacctcccttcctcctctctcgccccgctccggtctattcttcactccgctgcccggctcatcttcctgcagaaacaatctgggcatgtcactccccttcttaaacaactccagtggttgcctatcgacctccgctccagacaaaaactcctcactctaggcttcgaggctctccgtcacctcgccccttcctacctctcctcccttctctctttccaccacccaccccgcacgctccgctcctccgccgcccacctcctcgccgtccctcggtctcgcctattccaccgtcgacccccgggccacgtcctcctgcggtcccggaacgccctccctcctcacctccgccaaactgattctcttcccctcttcaaaaccctacttaaaactcacctcctccaagaggccttcccagactgagctcctcttctccctctactccttctaccaccccccttcacctctccgcagcttaaccctcttttccccccatttccctctgctccccccatttccatcccctcggcactgtactggtccgctcaactgaatatattttcattaccctatttattttgttaatgaaatgtacatcgcctcgattctatttagttgccgttgtttttacgagatgttcttccccttgactctatttattgccattgttctcgtctgtccgtctcccccgattagaccgtaagcccgtcaaacggcagggactgtctctatctgttgccgacttgttcattccaagcgcttagtccagtgctttgcacatggtaagcgctcaataaatactattgaatgaatgaatgaatgaatggttttcgtTCACTGTTcattacgtgtcaagcattgtattaaacgctgggaactctgccccatctggggctcacagtctaaaaaggagggagaccaagtatttggttgtgagaagggaacgtgtctatgaactctcgtctctcccaagtgcttactacagtgtcctgcaccctgtaagtgctcagtaaataccagaccGCAAgctgatttttaaatggtatttgttaagtgcttactatcaatcaatcatatttattgagcgcttactatgtgcagaaaactatgctaagagcttgggagagctttgtgtcaaacactgttctaagcactggggtaagatacaactCAATTAGGTTGGTCAAAGTCCCTGCgcagcctggggctcacagttcaagtagacgggagaacaggagaactgaggcccagagaagttaagtgagttgcccaaggtcacacagcagacaattggaggaagtgggattagaacccaggccctctgactcccaggccaaggctctatccactagaccaccctgcttccttattggcagggaatgtgtctttaattctactgtattgtactccccaaagtgtttagtacagtgccctgcccagggtggctttgtggatagactgtggacctgggagacataaggacttgggttctaatcctagctccgtcgcatgtctgctgcatgaccttgggcaagtcacgtcacttctctgtgcctcagttacctcacctggaaaatggggattgagactgtgaaccccaaatgggacagggaactgtgtccgtcccaattaccttgaatctactccagtgcttaggacagtgcctggcacatagtaagcacttaataaataccacaattattattattattgttacagtaagcgctcaataaatacctttgattggtagattccccttccagccccacagcacttaggtacatatctgtgattttattatttgctttgatgtctgtatttcccaccctagactgtaagcccattgtgggcagggaatgtgatggtttattatcatattgtactctcccaggcacttcgtacagtgctgtgcacacagtaagcgctcaacaatatgattgaatgaatgaatgaagcagtatggcctaatggatagagcacggactggggaatcaaaaggtcatgggttctaatcccggtcccaccacttgtttactgtgtggactcgggcaagtcatttcgcttctctgtgcctcagtcacatcatctgtaaaaaggggatcgagtctgtgagtcccatatgggacaggaactaggtccaacctgattatctggtgtccaccccagcgcttagtacagtgcctggcacatagtaagcactgagcaaatagcgtggctcagtggaaagagcccggacttgagagccagaagtcatgggttctaatcccgtctctgccgcttgccagctgtgtgactttgggcaagtcacttaacttctctgtgcccccgttccctcatctgtataatggggattaaagctgtgagccccacgtgggacaacctgatcaccttgtatccccccagcgcttagaacagtgctttgtacatagtaagcgcttaacaaataccacccttattattattattaccattattattcttagtaacGAATGACCGATAGATCATTCTATATCCATATATATTCTATCCATAtccatatccatatatatatccatatgtatccatatatccatatatattctATGGCcgatagaagcggcgtggctcagtggaaagagcacgggcttgggagtcagaggtcatgagttcgaatcccggcgctgccacttgtcagctgtgtgactgtgggcaagtcac is a window of Ornithorhynchus anatinus isolate Pmale09 chromosome 18, mOrnAna1.pri.v4, whole genome shotgun sequence DNA encoding:
- the LOC114818216 gene encoding tetraspanin-1-like isoform X3, which codes for MALMQDYGQLQPGAKMGGFSWIKILMVISSLTLYFSGILILVFMAEIVAMVVALVFQTLPEPPNSHRSRSLIQKGYGSQEAFTQAWNNTMEMLCCCGIDGYADFEDSPFYNMAKVYPPYCCRNTTIRCIGAAASVDPIQGCFMWERWTSATVVRGVMAGIGTLEVIAMGLALYFFGKLDTT
- the LOC114818216 gene encoding tetraspanin-1-like isoform X1, whose protein sequence is MALMQDYGQLQPGAKMGGFSWIKILMVISSLTLYLAGGALLGEGFWVSVDRVKVGSVLIAVGWVLILLSVLGCCAALKESRQLLLMFSGILILVFMAEIVAMVVALVFQTLPEPPNSHRSRSLIQKGYGSQEAFTQAWNNTMEMLCCCGIDGYADFEDSPFYNMAKVYPPYCCRNTTIRCIGAAASVDPIQGCFMWERWTSATVVRGVMAGIGTLEVIAMGLALYFFGKLDTT
- the LOC114818216 gene encoding tetraspanin-1-like isoform X2, with translation MALMQDYGQLQPGAKMGGFSWIKILMVISSLTLYLAGGALLGEGFWVSVDRVKVGSVLIAVGWVLILLSVLGCCAALKESRQLLLMPEPPNSHRSRSLIQKGYGSQEAFTQAWNNTMEMLCCCGIDGYADFEDSPFYNMAKVYPPYCCRNTTIRCIGAAASVDPIQGCFMWERWTSATVVRGVMAGIGTLEVIAMGLALYFFGKLDTT